A window of Infirmifilum lucidum contains these coding sequences:
- a CDS encoding radical SAM protein translates to MGTCRVCGKTSPLVSNSVGVCLECLRERPEESLRVAYEGHLRARRALGLPPPPEGGGLECGMCGRRCRIGEGGAGFCGLVRNVDGRLVRPGVLEPPGFAYLDPHPTNCVAAWFCPGATGSGYPRFSVSQGGPERGYYNLAVVYGACNLDCLFCQNWDCRRADIGLKLPLKRLLDRARDPSVTCVCFFGGDPGPLAYHALRASELALESRRGTVFRVCWETNGMWNRGLLLRAAELSYESGGILKFDLKAWTPAVYRALTLGDPRVVFENFAEVASRFDLRREPPFLCASTLLVPGYVDSYEVEMIAGFLASIDRDIPYALLAFHPDFMMSDLPTTSRRQAQEAIEAARRAGLRRIWLGNPWLLRD, encoded by the coding sequence GTGGGCACGTGTCGCGTCTGTGGGAAGACGTCCCCGCTAGTTTCAAACTCTGTAGGAGTGTGCCTCGAGTGCCTCAGGGAGAGACCTGAAGAGTCTCTCAGGGTAGCGTACGAAGGCCACTTGAGAGCGCGCAGGGCGCTGGGGCTGCCGCCGCCCCCAGAGGGAGGGGGGCTGGAGTGCGGCATGTGTGGCAGGAGGTGCCGTATAGGGGAGGGCGGGGCTGGGTTCTGCGGGCTTGTCAGGAATGTGGACGGGAGGCTCGTGCGCCCGGGCGTGCTCGAGCCGCCGGGCTTCGCCTACCTAGACCCCCACCCCACGAACTGCGTGGCAGCGTGGTTCTGCCCGGGGGCTACTGGTTCGGGGTACCCGAGGTTTTCAGTGTCCCAGGGGGGCCCTGAGAGGGGCTACTACAACCTGGCTGTCGTCTACGGCGCCTGTAACCTAGACTGCCTCTTCTGCCAGAACTGGGACTGCAGGCGGGCTGACATAGGCTTAAAACTCCCCCTGAAGAGGCTGCTAGACCGCGCTAGAGACCCGAGCGTGACATGCGTGTGCTTTTTCGGCGGAGACCCCGGCCCTCTAGCCTACCACGCCTTGAGGGCCTCGGAGCTGGCGCTAGAGTCTAGGAGGGGTACAGTGTTCAGGGTCTGCTGGGAGACTAACGGCATGTGGAACAGGGGGCTCCTCCTGAGGGCAGCAGAGCTGTCGTACGAGAGCGGCGGTATCCTCAAGTTCGACTTGAAAGCGTGGACACCCGCCGTATACAGGGCCCTGACTCTTGGAGACCCAAGAGTAGTGTTCGAGAACTTCGCGGAAGTAGCCTCGAGGTTCGACTTGAGGCGCGAGCCACCATTCCTCTGCGCGAGCACGCTCCTCGTCCCAGGCTACGTAGACTCCTACGAGGTCGAGATGATAGCGGGCTTTCTGGCATCGATAGACAGGGACATACCCTACGCGCTCCTCGCCTTCCACCCAGACTTCATGATGTCTGACCTGCCCACGACTAGCAGGAGGCAGGCACAAGAAGCAATCGAGGCTGCGAGGAGGGCAGGGCTCAGGAGGATATGGCTCGGCAACCCGTGGCTGCTGCGGGACTAG
- a CDS encoding Nre family DNA repair protein, with translation MSSRVAGLCLKCRGAKLLCGLPRCPFLSVWSTLGEVKHPSSAELQAPSPPSVFVGRVGYPSVRVAPAVVMAEGDVSIYDLPEKWLSYSVEDVLKFRLGLVMGGLRVDVRKPKALEEVALLSASSRPVDVELRFSKPPRGFKLDPYTPPFGPVGAAERVRVIDNPSLPRPVERMISGDRVRAEEAVWLLYENGLPVSMIQRVFSTGLLGRDAGRRLVPTRWSITAVDDILSRRILGEVKRYPVVDSYLFFQRRYSDNNFVAVLAPQAWSFEWIEAWFPHTTWNPGASVEVEGDWEGFKGRAEYASLGGCYYASRLAAAEYLRRIRRQATVLLIREIYEGFFLPIGVWFVRENVRALFASRPEKYDDLKEVLERLGGATRLPLSVWLSKSRILKDLTRQLRLEVGALGSEVREG, from the coding sequence ATGTCTAGCCGCGTTGCAGGGCTGTGCCTCAAGTGCCGCGGAGCGAAACTACTCTGCGGTCTACCCAGGTGCCCCTTCCTCTCAGTGTGGTCTACTCTAGGCGAGGTAAAACACCCGAGCTCCGCCGAGCTACAGGCCCCCTCGCCGCCCTCAGTATTCGTGGGGAGAGTCGGCTACCCCAGCGTACGCGTGGCCCCTGCAGTGGTTATGGCCGAGGGGGACGTCTCCATATACGACCTCCCCGAGAAGTGGCTGTCCTACAGCGTCGAGGACGTCCTGAAGTTTAGGCTGGGCCTGGTAATGGGCGGCCTGAGGGTAGACGTAAGGAAGCCCAAGGCCCTCGAGGAGGTTGCCCTACTCTCCGCCTCTAGCAGGCCTGTAGACGTAGAGCTGCGCTTCTCAAAGCCCCCTAGAGGGTTCAAGCTAGACCCCTACACGCCCCCCTTCGGGCCCGTGGGCGCCGCTGAGAGGGTTAGGGTTATTGACAACCCCAGCCTCCCGAGGCCCGTAGAGCGGATGATCAGCGGGGATAGGGTTAGAGCGGAGGAGGCCGTGTGGCTACTCTACGAGAACGGGCTACCCGTCTCAATGATCCAGAGAGTGTTCTCGACGGGGCTCCTCGGGAGGGACGCGGGGAGGAGGCTCGTGCCGACGAGGTGGTCTATAACGGCTGTAGACGACATCTTGTCGAGGAGGATTCTGGGCGAGGTCAAGCGGTACCCCGTGGTGGACAGCTACCTCTTCTTTCAGCGCAGGTACTCCGACAACAATTTCGTAGCAGTACTCGCGCCCCAGGCCTGGAGCTTCGAGTGGATCGAGGCGTGGTTCCCCCACACGACCTGGAACCCCGGGGCAAGCGTCGAAGTAGAGGGCGACTGGGAGGGCTTCAAGGGGAGGGCTGAGTACGCGAGCCTAGGTGGGTGCTACTACGCGTCGAGGCTGGCAGCGGCCGAGTACCTCAGGAGGATCCGGAGGCAGGCTACAGTGCTCCTGATACGGGAGATCTACGAGGGCTTCTTCCTGCCGATAGGGGTCTGGTTCGTGAGGGAGAACGTCAGAGCTCTCTTCGCCTCGAGGCCCGAGAAGTACGACGACTTGAAGGAAGTCCTTGAGAGGCTGGGCGGCGCGACAAGGCTACCCCTGTCTGTCTGGCTATCGAAATCCAGGATCCTGAAGGATCTCACAAGGCAGTTGAGGTTAGAGGTGGGAGCTCTTGGAAGTGAGGTACGAGAGGGTTAG
- a CDS encoding ZIP family metal transporter — protein sequence MTEWLVSLFESLTGGSVFLASLYAGLLVAGTTSLGSLAVYLYREGDVDLTLALAFASGVMLVASFTSLILPAIQLAGFAVVAVGIALGVVAIHLADRLVPHEHLLRGYEGPPSARRLLKKAWLIALAVIIHNLPEGLAVGTSIAYSIPVGLATAIAIGLQDIPEGLAVALPVSAIKGRRQGFLVGVLSGLSETLLAVAGALLFTAAHWLLPLGMSFSGGAMLYVTLKEAVPEVYREDEPPLKITLGFLVGFYLMLFLDSAL from the coding sequence GTGACCGAGTGGCTCGTCTCGCTCTTCGAGAGCCTAACAGGGGGGAGTGTCTTCCTCGCAAGCCTCTACGCCGGTCTACTCGTAGCAGGCACTACGAGCCTCGGCTCCCTGGCAGTATACCTCTACCGTGAGGGCGACGTAGACCTCACGCTAGCCCTGGCCTTCGCCTCTGGGGTCATGCTGGTGGCGAGCTTCACGAGCCTCATACTCCCCGCGATACAGCTAGCAGGGTTCGCCGTCGTAGCCGTGGGGATAGCCCTCGGCGTAGTAGCCATACACCTGGCCGACAGGCTCGTCCCGCACGAGCACCTGCTCAGGGGCTACGAGGGCCCGCCCTCGGCCAGGAGGCTTCTCAAGAAGGCCTGGCTCATAGCACTCGCCGTAATAATACACAACCTCCCCGAGGGCCTAGCAGTCGGGACTTCAATAGCGTACTCAATCCCGGTGGGGCTGGCGACAGCAATCGCGATAGGCCTGCAGGACATCCCGGAGGGCCTGGCAGTAGCCCTGCCAGTGTCGGCGATCAAGGGCAGGAGGCAGGGCTTCCTGGTGGGTGTACTGAGCGGGCTCAGCGAGACACTGCTAGCGGTTGCAGGCGCCCTGCTCTTCACAGCCGCCCACTGGCTACTGCCGCTGGGGATGAGCTTCTCAGGCGGGGCGATGCTGTACGTCACGCTCAAGGAGGCCGTGCCAGAGGTGTACAGGGAGGACGAGCCCCCGCTCAAGATAACGCTCGGCTTCCTCGTGGGCTTCTACTTGATGCTATTCCTGGACTCTGCCCTATAG
- the rbcL gene encoding type III ribulose-bisphosphate carboxylase — translation MPEDFEPYPAFIKKGYTPDLDSEVVMTFRVMPAEDFTVEDAAGGVAAESSVGTWTILYQWYDQNRIDRLMGKAYEFHGLGDGSYIVRVAYPVELFEEGNLPVFLASVAGNVFGMKRVKGLRVEDIYMPPVFLKYFKGPSKGIAGVRETLKVSGRPIVGTVPKPKVGYSPEEVGRLAYELLVGGMDYVKDDENLASPSYCRFEERARAIMRAIDRAERETGERKAWFANITADVREMERRLKLVADYGNPYVMVDVVITGWSVLNYIRDLAEEHGLAIHGHRAMHAAFTRNPYHGISMFTLAKLYRVIGIDQLHVGTPEVGKLEAKAVDVVRNARVLREDPYVPDAEDTFHMRQPFNGMKPAFPVASGGLHPGTLPEVIRRMGIDLVIQVGGGVVGHPDGPRAGASAVRQAIEATLSGVDLGEYAKTHRELARALEKWGFVRPA, via the coding sequence ATGCCCGAAGATTTTGAGCCGTATCCGGCTTTCATTAAGAAGGGTTATACTCCAGACCTGGACTCGGAGGTTGTCATGACGTTTAGGGTTATGCCCGCCGAAGACTTCACGGTCGAGGACGCCGCCGGCGGGGTCGCCGCCGAGAGTAGTGTTGGAACCTGGACTATATTGTACCAGTGGTACGACCAGAACCGCATAGACAGGTTAATGGGCAAGGCTTACGAGTTCCACGGCTTGGGGGACGGCTCCTACATTGTACGTGTAGCGTACCCCGTGGAGCTCTTCGAGGAGGGGAACCTCCCAGTCTTCCTAGCGTCGGTAGCAGGGAACGTCTTCGGGATGAAGAGGGTTAAGGGGCTCAGAGTGGAGGACATATACATGCCGCCTGTCTTCCTAAAGTACTTCAAAGGCCCGTCCAAGGGTATAGCCGGCGTACGTGAGACGCTGAAGGTAAGTGGGAGGCCGATCGTGGGGACAGTGCCTAAGCCCAAGGTCGGCTACTCGCCTGAGGAAGTTGGGAGGCTGGCCTACGAGCTCCTGGTGGGCGGCATGGACTACGTTAAAGACGACGAGAACCTCGCAAGCCCCAGCTACTGCAGGTTCGAGGAGAGGGCTAGAGCCATAATGAGGGCTATAGACAGGGCCGAGAGGGAGACCGGCGAGAGGAAAGCCTGGTTCGCCAACATAACTGCAGACGTGAGGGAGATGGAGCGCCGCCTCAAGCTCGTAGCGGATTACGGCAACCCCTACGTCATGGTAGACGTCGTAATAACAGGGTGGTCTGTACTCAACTACATCAGGGATCTCGCTGAAGAACACGGGCTAGCCATACACGGCCACCGCGCGATGCACGCCGCCTTCACGAGGAACCCCTACCACGGCATCTCGATGTTCACGCTGGCGAAGCTCTACAGGGTCATAGGCATAGACCAGTTACACGTAGGCACACCCGAGGTGGGCAAACTAGAAGCTAAAGCCGTAGACGTCGTCCGCAATGCCCGCGTGCTCAGGGAAGACCCCTACGTCCCAGACGCCGAAGACACCTTCCACATGCGGCAACCATTCAACGGGATGAAGCCGGCTTTCCCGGTGGCGAGCGGGGGGCTACACCCGGGAACCCTACCGGAAGTTATAAGGCGGATGGGCATAGACTTGGTCATCCAGGTCGGGGGAGGCGTTGTCGGGCACCCTGACGGCCCGCGCGCCGGCGCGTCAGCCGTACGCCAGGCCATAGAGGCGACTCTCAGCGGGGTAGACCTAGGGGAGTACGCCAAGACGCACAGGGAGCTTGCGAGAGCCCTGGAGAAGTGGGGCTTCGTGAGGCCCGCTTAG
- a CDS encoding substrate-binding domain-containing protein — MSSHDIASVFDLLGKVSVELVPLLRVNGHAVTLREILVLDAVSKAGSLKRAALLLGVDYRTVWNTIDALEKTLGLRLVGREAGGAGGGGAHLTLFGEALLAKAKLVQARLASLLGGVDVGRPDVIIAGSDCEVMDRLVTELAEKGVYALYLKVGSTLGVEALKKGLCQVAGVHILDPKTGKYNEHLLSDPELRGRVVLVKGWKRVQGLAFNPRIPDPPGSLAGVVERGLTVANRVKGSGTRILLEYLLERTAKERGVPLSTLKRRLKGYDTEYTTHDEAASAVAAGRADVTLTVEWVARRHGLVFRPLVTEEYDLLVERGLLDRLPLRETTIFKGGITVVQ; from the coding sequence GTGTCAAGCCACGATATTGCTAGTGTATTCGACCTGCTTGGCAAGGTGTCCGTAGAGTTAGTGCCGCTGCTCCGCGTAAATGGCCACGCGGTGACTCTACGCGAGATTCTCGTCCTCGACGCTGTCTCTAAAGCCGGCTCGCTGAAGAGGGCTGCACTGCTGCTGGGCGTGGACTACCGAACCGTGTGGAACACTATAGACGCGCTCGAGAAGACCCTGGGGCTGAGGCTCGTCGGGAGAGAGGCTGGGGGCGCTGGCGGCGGAGGGGCGCACTTAACCCTATTCGGGGAGGCATTGCTGGCTAAAGCCAAGCTCGTCCAGGCCAGGCTAGCCTCACTCCTAGGCGGGGTAGACGTCGGGAGGCCTGATGTAATCATAGCCGGGAGCGACTGCGAAGTCATGGACAGGCTCGTGACAGAGCTCGCGGAGAAGGGGGTCTACGCCCTCTACTTAAAGGTCGGCTCGACGCTGGGGGTAGAGGCCCTGAAGAAGGGCCTGTGCCAGGTGGCAGGTGTCCACATCCTCGACCCTAAGACCGGGAAGTACAACGAGCACCTGCTATCCGACCCCGAGCTGAGGGGGAGAGTCGTGCTGGTGAAGGGGTGGAAGAGGGTTCAGGGCCTAGCATTTAACCCGAGGATACCCGACCCGCCGGGAAGCCTGGCCGGAGTCGTCGAGAGGGGGCTCACGGTTGCAAACAGGGTTAAGGGTAGCGGGACGAGGATACTCCTGGAATACCTGCTAGAGAGAACTGCCAAAGAAAGAGGTGTCCCCCTTTCAACGCTAAAGCGCAGGCTAAAGGGCTACGACACCGAGTACACTACCCACGACGAGGCCGCCAGCGCTGTGGCTGCGGGCAGAGCAGACGTGACTCTAACTGTAGAGTGGGTTGCGAGGCGGCACGGCCTTGTCTTCAGGCCCCTCGTGACAGAGGAGTACGACCTCCTCGTGGAGAGAGGCCTGCTCGACAGGCTCCCCCTGCGAGAGACGACGATATTCAAAGGGGGGATTACCGTTGTTCAGTAG
- a CDS encoding nucleotidyltransferase domain-containing protein: MKLAENIEYEKGVLKIAKRTLTPEDELAIDFSRICEDAPVEYVLVGGYIAILLGRARRTEDVDVVIRADAEAFRNLVHVLATYGYRAIQGSIPDGVEVLYRDYLARGLRVRFYKGAIIPNVEVKLSSDFYDEYTLSRSMRVELAGRTIRVSPPEMAIAYKLYLGSRKDLEDSAFIYRILRPIVNESELLSLSRRLGVEDKLRLVSQLL, from the coding sequence ATGAAGCTAGCAGAGAACATCGAGTACGAGAAAGGAGTTCTCAAGATAGCTAAAAGGACGCTCACGCCCGAAGACGAGCTTGCAATAGATTTCTCGAGGATATGCGAGGACGCTCCGGTAGAATATGTTTTAGTCGGGGGGTATATAGCGATCCTGCTGGGGAGGGCGAGGAGAACAGAAGACGTAGACGTGGTAATCAGGGCGGACGCCGAGGCTTTCAGGAACCTGGTGCACGTGCTCGCAACCTACGGGTACCGCGCTATACAAGGCAGCATACCCGATGGAGTGGAGGTACTCTATAGGGACTACCTGGCCAGAGGTTTAAGAGTGAGGTTTTACAAGGGAGCTATCATCCCCAATGTAGAGGTAAAGCTGAGCAGCGACTTCTACGACGAGTACACACTCTCCCGCTCGATGAGGGTAGAGCTGGCCGGGCGAACTATTAGAGTCTCGCCCCCCGAGATGGCTATAGCCTACAAGCTGTACCTAGGTAGCAGGAAGGATCTAGAGGACTCTGCCTTCATCTACAGGATTCTAAGGCCTATAGTAAACGAGAGCGAGCTCCTGAGCCTCTCACGCCGCCTTGGAGTAGAGGACAAGCTAAGGCTTGTCTCTCAGCTCCTTTAG
- a CDS encoding AbrB/MazE/SpoVT family DNA-binding domain-containing protein, with protein MSEIKVRVSKKFTLYIPRAVAEAAGVREGDVLRVRVEGSRIILEPALDPFDIALRGPKFARVTFEEFERESEEMQSELFG; from the coding sequence ATGTCTGAGATTAAGGTACGGGTGTCGAAAAAGTTCACTCTATACATTCCGAGGGCAGTAGCAGAGGCCGCCGGCGTGAGGGAAGGGGATGTGCTGAGAGTTAGAGTCGAAGGCTCTAGGATTATCCTGGAGCCGGCGCTGGATCCCTTTGACATCGCTCTCAGGGGCCCGAAGTTCGCTAGAGTGACCTTCGAGGAGTTTGAGAGGGAGTCCGAGGAGATGCAGAGTGAGCTCTTCGGCTAG
- a CDS encoding type II toxin-antitoxin system VapC family toxin yields MILVDASFLVKVLLEEEGSDRAREVLRKALEAGERILTVDTALPEALNALWKHRVLLKDLDEGECRSAVGELTELWSRLDVIPSSDVARDAFEIAVRDGITVYGALYLAASILRNSSLATFDEVLREKALEHGVHVLP; encoded by the coding sequence ATGATCCTAGTTGACGCCTCCTTCCTGGTGAAAGTCCTCTTGGAGGAAGAGGGGTCGGATAGGGCTAGAGAAGTTCTGCGTAAGGCGCTGGAAGCCGGGGAGAGAATCCTTACAGTAGACACCGCTCTGCCAGAAGCCCTGAATGCTCTTTGGAAGCACAGAGTCCTGCTGAAAGACCTGGACGAGGGTGAGTGCAGGAGTGCGGTAGGCGAGCTAACCGAGTTGTGGTCGAGGCTAGATGTTATCCCGTCATCAGATGTTGCACGTGATGCGTTCGAAATCGCCGTGCGGGACGGGATCACCGTTTACGGTGCGCTCTACCTAGCCGCATCCATCCTGAGAAACTCGAGTCTAGCCACTTTCGACGAGGTGCTCCGCGAAAAAGCATTAGAACATGGGGTTCACGTCCTGCCCTGA
- the vapB gene encoding type II toxin-antitoxin system VapB family antitoxin, translating to MVVRVPREVKERMKSFNVNWNEEIRKFILERIRSLELLQALDRIERNAEKRRTRVDSARLIREDRDRR from the coding sequence ATTGTAGTACGTGTCCCCCGCGAGGTCAAGGAGCGGATGAAGTCGTTCAATGTAAACTGGAACGAGGAGATTAGGAAGTTTATACTGGAGAGGATTAGGAGCCTGGAGTTGCTGCAGGCCCTCGATAGAATCGAGAGGAACGCCGAGAAGAGGAGGACTCGGGTAGACTCTGCCAGGCTTATTAGGGAGGATCGTGACCGCAGATGA
- a CDS encoding PIN domain-containing protein, whose protein sequence is MSSSARLRILLDSTYILPILGVGVEGIEDALNTLRELRRGRKATFYYTAFNILEALGKVARLGYNLETVSTGLSLIEEEFEQASPSTPGYLKALELRRRGFRDLIDLLLYATAATQNLLFLTRDRDLISFLEKNGEDTGVILYEEDFLRAFR, encoded by the coding sequence GTGAGCTCTTCGGCTAGGCTTAGGATACTCCTGGACTCTACATACATCCTCCCTATACTCGGCGTGGGAGTCGAGGGAATAGAGGACGCCTTGAACACTCTGAGAGAGCTCAGAAGAGGGAGAAAAGCCACCTTTTACTACACAGCGTTCAACATCCTGGAGGCGCTGGGAAAAGTTGCCAGGCTAGGGTACAACCTGGAAACCGTATCCACGGGGCTGTCCCTCATAGAGGAGGAATTTGAGCAGGCTAGCCCCAGCACCCCCGGTTACCTGAAGGCCCTCGAGCTGAGGAGGAGGGGCTTTAGGGACTTAATAGACTTATTACTCTACGCTACGGCGGCTACGCAGAACCTCTTGTTCCTCACGAGAGACCGGGACTTGATCAGCTTCCTGGAGAAGAACGGGGAAGACACGGGAGTTATCCTGTACGAGGAGGACTTCTTGAGAGCGTTCCGCTGA
- a CDS encoding thioredoxin domain-containing protein translates to MPSCPYCRSLVRAVVALLLVQPVYILLSSVLGLDRILPAVAVMLISVLLALLVTHLVSTLTRRVASARTSL, encoded by the coding sequence GTGCCGAGCTGCCCCTACTGCAGGTCGCTAGTCAGGGCTGTAGTGGCACTACTCCTAGTACAACCAGTATACATTCTGCTCTCGTCAGTGCTCGGGCTAGACCGTATTCTCCCGGCGGTAGCGGTAATGTTAATCTCCGTTCTGTTAGCCCTGCTGGTCACGCACCTCGTGTCTACGCTTACAAGGCGCGTAGCCTCGGCGAGAACAAGCCTCTGA
- a CDS encoding DHHA1 domain-containing protein, with the protein MEMETVIFAHGDCDGVASAAIAYSVYGGRVVFSHPVGLLGDLEEFGRGAGRVVVLDISLDERTWVQVAEKLKGYSEAVYVDHHPLPSGALESLERLGVRVVHEEGPSTAELAFRYFKPAPDMERVALYGAIGDYAIDTDWFREALGRWDIRSLYLEAGLLTLGLEALRREHERKREVVAELAKNSLPSSMEYLVASARQEARRIEEARRRLPEKVVSLSNIAYVVDPGAPLGTMALYASVVSGRRVGVAVELRRDLAVMSLRARDEGVDLNSLLRRVAPKYGGHGGGHRKAAGARVPAKHLEEFLREVDTSVSKSTE; encoded by the coding sequence ATGGAGATGGAGACCGTAATATTCGCCCACGGGGACTGCGATGGTGTAGCTTCGGCCGCGATAGCATATTCTGTGTACGGGGGTCGGGTCGTTTTCTCGCACCCAGTGGGGTTGCTGGGAGACCTGGAAGAGTTCGGCCGGGGGGCTGGGAGAGTAGTAGTCCTGGACATCTCCCTGGATGAGAGGACGTGGGTGCAGGTAGCCGAGAAGTTGAAGGGGTATAGCGAAGCAGTATACGTCGACCACCACCCTCTGCCCAGCGGCGCGCTAGAGAGCTTGGAGAGGCTCGGTGTGAGGGTGGTTCACGAGGAGGGCCCGTCCACGGCAGAGCTAGCCTTCCGCTACTTCAAGCCCGCACCGGACATGGAAAGGGTGGCCCTCTACGGGGCGATAGGCGACTATGCAATCGACACGGATTGGTTCAGGGAGGCACTAGGCAGATGGGATATTAGGTCGCTCTATCTAGAGGCCGGCCTACTCACGCTGGGGCTCGAGGCCCTGAGACGCGAGCACGAGAGGAAGAGGGAGGTCGTAGCAGAGCTGGCGAAGAACAGCCTGCCCTCGAGCATGGAGTATCTCGTGGCCTCTGCTAGGCAGGAAGCTAGGAGGATCGAGGAGGCTAGGCGCAGACTCCCGGAGAAAGTAGTCTCGCTGAGTAACATAGCCTACGTCGTGGATCCCGGGGCACCCCTCGGCACGATGGCGCTCTACGCCAGCGTGGTCTCTGGCAGGAGGGTCGGCGTCGCAGTGGAGCTGAGAAGAGACCTGGCAGTAATGAGCCTACGCGCGAGGGATGAAGGCGTTGACCTGAACTCCCTGCTAAGGCGCGTAGCGCCTAAGTACGGCGGCCACGGGGGAGGGCACCGCAAGGCTGCAGGCGCTAGAGTGCCGGCAAAGCACCTAGAGGAATTCCTCCGGGAGGTAGACACTAGTGTTTCCAAAAGCACCGAGTAA
- a CDS encoding SPL family radical SAM protein, translating into MRYERVRVSHALSKSGLPDLDYAFNPYAGCSHGCIYCYARAFTRYPGVAENWGRVVFIKENVVEVLEQEVKRVRRGVVGVSTITDPYQPVEVKEELTRRGLEVLLENGFRVSVQTKSPLVTRDIDLLASHRPLVDVGLTITTLDYSVARLIEPSAPPPNARVEALRKLASAGLETWVFLGPIIRGLNDSKDSIARVVEVAFETGSKLYYDYYHHRPELEASMGRLLGRYPQALSASPGWRERVRATVEKLCRETGVTCAPAFPAAERSRSIAEFLGR; encoded by the coding sequence GTGAGGTACGAGAGGGTTAGGGTGAGCCACGCTCTCTCTAAGTCTGGCCTCCCCGACCTGGACTACGCTTTCAACCCGTATGCCGGGTGTAGCCACGGGTGCATCTATTGCTATGCCAGAGCCTTCACCAGGTACCCTGGAGTCGCGGAGAACTGGGGTAGAGTCGTCTTCATAAAGGAGAACGTAGTCGAAGTGCTCGAGCAGGAGGTTAAGAGGGTTAGGAGGGGCGTCGTGGGCGTGTCGACAATAACAGATCCCTACCAGCCTGTTGAGGTTAAAGAAGAGCTAACGCGTAGGGGCTTGGAAGTCCTGCTCGAGAACGGCTTCAGAGTGAGCGTGCAGACCAAGTCGCCCCTGGTTACGAGGGACATAGACCTGCTCGCCTCGCACAGGCCGCTGGTTGACGTAGGCCTCACGATCACCACCCTAGACTACTCGGTTGCGAGGCTAATAGAGCCGAGCGCGCCGCCGCCCAACGCGCGGGTAGAGGCACTCCGGAAGCTGGCCTCAGCGGGGCTCGAGACTTGGGTCTTCCTCGGCCCCATAATCAGGGGCTTGAACGACTCCAAGGACTCTATCGCGAGGGTCGTGGAGGTGGCTTTCGAGACCGGCTCGAAGCTGTACTACGACTACTACCACCACAGGCCTGAACTCGAGGCGAGCATGGGCCGCCTGCTCGGCCGGTACCCCCAGGCGCTCAGCGCGAGCCCGGGGTGGAGGGAGAGGGTTCGGGCGACAGTGGAGAAGCTGTGCAGGGAGACGGGGGTTACCTGCGCTCCTGCCTTCCCAGCCGCCGAGAGGAGTAGGAGCATAGCCGAATTTCTCGGGCGATAG
- a CDS encoding FAD-dependent oxidoreductase, whose translation MSIKFAPCKSAGPSTGKRVAIVGAGPAGLAAAGTLCCQGFRVDVFDRLPEPGGMLVFAIPEFRIPKAGIRESVRELAGLGVGFHTNTEVGRDVKLGELLEDFDAVLLATGTWEGRKLEIPGEDKQGVYNALDWITQFMRVKVGYQGVEPPPLTGRVAVVGAGLTAVDVAELAVKEYGASVVMLYRRPMSVAPAKHMLKLLENLGVEFVENVVPLEIQGEWRAERVKLARVKPTTDRKAPTEIIPGSEFEIEFDALVVAVGLKATPPESVKSLGVELNRDGTVKVKEDFSTNIPKLFAAGDVAHGPSNIGLAMRSGRLAAAKIGEYLKRG comes from the coding sequence ATGTCCATAAAATTTGCACCTTGCAAGTCCGCAGGGCCGAGTACGGGCAAGAGAGTAGCAATCGTGGGTGCAGGTCCAGCGGGCCTAGCTGCAGCCGGGACTCTGTGCTGCCAGGGCTTCCGCGTCGACGTGTTCGACAGGCTCCCCGAGCCGGGCGGCATGCTAGTATTCGCCATCCCTGAGTTCAGGATACCCAAAGCAGGCATCAGGGAGAGCGTGCGCGAGCTCGCGGGCCTAGGGGTAGGCTTCCACACGAACACTGAAGTCGGGCGCGACGTCAAGCTCGGAGAGCTCCTCGAAGACTTCGACGCCGTACTACTGGCGACTGGAACCTGGGAGGGCAGGAAGCTCGAGATCCCGGGCGAGGACAAGCAGGGGGTCTACAACGCCCTAGACTGGATCACCCAGTTCATGAGGGTCAAGGTCGGCTACCAGGGCGTCGAGCCCCCACCCCTAACCGGGAGGGTCGCAGTCGTGGGGGCGGGCTTAACGGCAGTAGACGTGGCAGAGCTAGCAGTCAAGGAGTACGGGGCGAGCGTCGTCATGCTTTACAGGAGGCCCATGAGCGTCGCCCCGGCTAAGCACATGCTCAAACTACTGGAGAACCTCGGGGTAGAGTTCGTGGAGAACGTCGTACCCCTGGAGATACAGGGCGAGTGGAGGGCCGAGAGGGTGAAGCTGGCAAGGGTCAAGCCCACCACCGACAGGAAGGCCCCCACCGAGATCATCCCGGGCAGCGAGTTCGAGATAGAGTTCGACGCCCTAGTCGTAGCCGTGGGGCTCAAGGCAACGCCCCCCGAGAGCGTTAAGAGCCTCGGCGTCGAGCTCAACAGGGACGGCACGGTAAAGGTTAAGGAGGACTTCTCGACGAACATACCGAAGCTGTTCGCGGCAGGCGACGTCGCGCACGGGCCCTCAAACATAGGCTTAGCCATGAGGAGCGGGAGGCTCGCAGCGGCAAAGATCGGCGAATACCTGAAGAGAGGCTAG